In Clostridium thermosuccinogenes, the genomic stretch TTTGGTGCCTGTTATACCTTTATTATTTTTCATTATCGGTTTGTCGATACTAACTGTCCATGATTTCACAGCTTTCCTTCCTATATTGGAGAACGGAATTAAGCCTGTGCTCAGCGCAGCTTTTGACTATATATCCTTTCCCTTTGGAGAAACCGTAGCATTCCTTATGATATTTCTTCATTTAAACAAAAAGGAAAAATTAAAAAAAGTTGTGTTTACATCGTCAGCAGTTTCAATCTTATTGGCAGTTATGGTGTTTTTCAGAGATATATTTGCTTTGGGGGCTGATTTGATGTCTCGCGCTACCTTTAACCCCCATTTGACATCACTGCTCATTCCGGGGCTTAATGTGGAATCCCTCGTAGACATAAACCTGCTGATAGGCGGGGGAGTAAAAATCTCGGTTTGTGTTTATGCAGCTGCAAACGCTTTGAGCCAGATAGCGGGAATTGACGACTACAGGAAGCTGACCAGGGCGATCGTCACCTTCTGTGTCGTTCTTTCAGTATGGGTGTATGAAAATATTCTTGAGATGTTCAGCTGGGCTGAAAAGGTATGGCCTTACTACTCCATTCCCTTTCAGATTGCTATTCCCCTGCTGTTGCTTTTGCTATCTTTATGGAAAAAAGGCAAGACTTCAAAGGCAAAAGCTGGAAGTAGAAAAGGTTAACAAGCAGGATGCAGCATGCAGTTTTAAGAAGAAACAATAAAAATTAAAGCGTTTTACAAGCGTGACTTGTCACAATAAACCTTAAGCAATTTTGAAAGTTACTCATAGACCGTTTCCAAATTGTCACATCATGTATCAATATCCCTTATGCTGTTATGCGCATAAATCCGTACTTGTCAATACTTTTTAATGGAGGAGCGAGCCTCTTAACCATAAAAAGCGCCCGTATGATATAATGGGAAGGATGGCAGCCTTAAACTTCAAAAAAAGGCTGTACCGGGGTAAAAGGCTATTATTGTTTTATGCAGAAAGCCTTAAGCCCTTGATAAGGGGTATATTTTCCAATAAAATAACGAAATTGGTTAACACGAAAATATAAATA encodes the following:
- a CDS encoding GerAB/ArcD/ProY family transporter, which produces MEKARISSFQLFLLVSGFLFGSTVILAPAQGAKNDAWLAILLGGAGGTLLMVVYASIALLNPSKTLVDILREKLGKVIGNIFAILYIWYFIHLASLVFRNFGEFICTVTYPETPIVVVIGFFAVVLAYTVNGGIEVMGRLSELLVPVIPLLFFIIGLSILTVHDFTAFLPILENGIKPVLSAAFDYISFPFGETVAFLMIFLHLNKKEKLKKVVFTSSAVSILLAVMVFFRDIFALGADLMSRATFNPHLTSLLIPGLNVESLVDINLLIGGGVKISVCVYAAANALSQIAGIDDYRKLTRAIVTFCVVLSVWVYENILEMFSWAEKVWPYYSIPFQIAIPLLLLLLSLWKKGKTSKAKAGSRKG